The proteins below are encoded in one region of Aestuariivirga litoralis:
- the iolD gene encoding 3D-(3,5/4)-trihydroxycyclohexane-1,2-dione acylhydrolase (decyclizing): protein MSTIRLTMAQALVRYLVNQFIIIDGKKEPLFPGAFGIFGHGNVTCLSEALVEVKDRLPVWRGQNEQSMALAAIGYNKAKLRRQIMIATSSIGPGATNMITAAGVAHSNRLPILIIAGDTFVNRRPDPVLQQVEHYGMPSISVNDAFKPVSRYWDRITHPEQIISSLPQAVATMLDPADCGPAFIGLPQDIQEIAYDYPAAFFEPKTHEIPRPRPDTRQIERAIEALKKAKKPLIIAGGGVRYSQAEEIVAKFSNDYGIPIAETMAGKGSLVHNHANHVGPIGVTGSTSANNIAAEADVILAIGTRLQDFTTGSWTCFSADAQFVSINAARYDALKHRSVAVVGDALVAMQDLAAGMKGFKVDAAWTKKGRDEMAIWNKAVDGYKTPTNGPLPTYGQIVGMVNDKAGERDYVVGAAGGLPGELNKVWRVKSANSFDVEYGFSCMGYEVAGGWGAAMADPTRETIVMVGDGSYLIMNSDIYSSVLTGHKMIVIICDNGGYAVINRLQNFKGGESYNNLIKDCNVKQAFAVDFVKHAESMGALARGVKSIAELGLALDWAKTTDRTTVISIEMDAFVWTPGDAMWDVGVPQVSKRKEVNEAAKYQADLRKKQRVGV from the coding sequence ATGTCCACCATTCGCCTGACGATGGCGCAAGCCCTTGTGCGTTACCTGGTCAACCAGTTCATCATCATCGATGGCAAAAAGGAGCCCCTGTTTCCCGGCGCTTTCGGCATTTTTGGCCATGGCAACGTCACCTGCCTTTCGGAAGCACTGGTCGAGGTGAAAGACAGGCTCCCGGTCTGGCGCGGCCAGAACGAGCAGTCTATGGCGCTGGCCGCCATCGGTTATAATAAAGCCAAGCTGCGCCGCCAGATCATGATCGCCACCTCGTCGATCGGCCCAGGCGCCACCAACATGATCACCGCTGCCGGCGTGGCTCATTCCAACCGCCTGCCCATCCTGATCATCGCCGGTGACACCTTCGTCAACCGCCGCCCTGATCCCGTGCTGCAGCAGGTTGAGCATTACGGCATGCCCTCGATCAGTGTGAACGATGCCTTCAAGCCTGTCTCGCGTTACTGGGACCGGATCACCCATCCGGAGCAGATCATTTCCTCGCTACCGCAAGCCGTGGCCACGATGCTGGACCCGGCTGATTGCGGCCCGGCCTTCATCGGCCTGCCGCAAGACATTCAGGAAATCGCTTACGATTACCCGGCCGCGTTCTTCGAACCCAAGACCCACGAAATCCCCCGCCCACGCCCCGATACGCGCCAGATTGAACGCGCCATTGAAGCCCTGAAGAAAGCCAAGAAGCCGCTGATCATCGCCGGCGGTGGCGTGCGCTATTCGCAGGCCGAAGAAATCGTCGCCAAATTCTCCAACGATTACGGCATCCCGATTGCCGAAACCATGGCTGGCAAGGGCAGCCTTGTGCACAACCACGCCAACCATGTTGGCCCCATCGGTGTGACAGGTTCAACCTCGGCGAATAACATCGCCGCCGAAGCGGATGTGATCCTCGCCATCGGCACCCGCTTGCAGGATTTCACTACCGGCTCGTGGACCTGCTTCTCCGCCGATGCGCAATTCGTCTCGATCAATGCCGCGCGCTACGATGCGCTGAAGCATCGCTCCGTTGCCGTTGTCGGTGATGCGCTGGTGGCGATGCAGGATCTCGCCGCTGGCATGAAAGGCTTCAAGGTTGATGCCGCTTGGACCAAGAAGGGCCGCGATGAAATGGCCATCTGGAACAAGGCCGTCGATGGCTACAAAACACCCACCAACGGCCCGCTGCCCACTTATGGCCAGATCGTCGGCATGGTGAATGACAAGGCGGGCGAACGCGATTACGTGGTTGGCGCCGCCGGCGGCCTGCCGGGCGAACTGAACAAAGTCTGGCGCGTCAAATCCGCCAACAGCTTTGACGTGGAATATGGCTTCTCCTGCATGGGCTATGAAGTGGCCGGCGGCTGGGGTGCTGCGATGGCCGACCCGACCCGCGAAACCATAGTCATGGTGGGTGATGGGTCATACCTCATCATGAATTCCGACATCTATTCGTCGGTGCTCACCGGCCACAAGATGATCGTCATCATCTGTGACAATGGCGGCTATGCCGTCATCAACCGCCTGCAGAATTTCAAGGGCGGCGAGAGCTACAACAACCTGATCAAGGACTGCAATGTGAAGCAGGCCTTCGCCGTCGATTTCGTCAAACACGCAGAATCGATGGGCGCTTTGGCGCGCGGCGTGAAAAGTATCGCAGAACTTGGCCTGGCGCTGGATTGGGCCAAGACCACTGACCGTACCACCGTTATTTCAATTGAAATGGATGCCTTCGTCTGGACGCCGGGCGATGCCATGTGGGATGTCGGCGTGCCGCAAGTGTCGAAGCGCAAGGAAGTGAACGAGGCCGCCAAATATCAGGCCGACCTGCGCAAGAAGCAGCGCGTCGGCGTTTAA
- a CDS encoding NAD-dependent succinate-semialdehyde dehydrogenase, giving the protein MYEKFGLFIDGAWRRDNKEMLPVLDPATGEQIGEVPSASPADTEAAIAAADKGLKLWRALPAWTRADALHKCADVMAARTEEAARRITLEAGKPLAQSRREWQLSVDQFRWHAEEARRIYGRIVESRAPGGRLEISHEPIGIAAAFTAWNFPAVLIARKAAPALAAGCSIIVRPSRETPGVAMVLIDCLREAGLPAGVVGLVTGPTASTYGPIMASNKVRKVSLTGSTAVGQQMIRDAAATLKRCTMELGGNAPVIVFDDFDIDAALDICVPVKFANAGQVCVTGDRFYVAQDKYQKFVDGFAARAKALKLGHGLEDATQMGPLINQKRVDAIETVIANAKAKGGKINAGGGRPSGQNKGFFFEPTVISNIPDDAMALAEENFGPVAAITPFKTVEEAYARANSTDMGLSAYVFTRDAKRMREASAAIEAGMVGINSFALAAAEAPFGGSKHSGMGREGGTEAIHDYLNVKLTQVTV; this is encoded by the coding sequence ATGTACGAGAAATTCGGACTCTTTATCGATGGCGCCTGGCGCCGCGATAACAAGGAAATGCTGCCTGTTCTTGATCCTGCCACAGGCGAACAGATCGGGGAAGTGCCATCTGCGAGCCCGGCTGATACCGAGGCGGCAATTGCTGCGGCTGACAAGGGCTTGAAGCTCTGGCGCGCTCTGCCGGCCTGGACACGGGCCGATGCCCTGCACAAATGCGCTGACGTAATGGCAGCGCGCACCGAAGAAGCCGCAAGGCGGATCACGCTGGAAGCGGGCAAGCCGCTGGCGCAGTCGCGCCGCGAATGGCAGCTGTCGGTTGATCAGTTCCGCTGGCATGCCGAAGAGGCGCGGCGGATTTACGGGCGTATCGTGGAAAGCCGCGCGCCCGGCGGGCGGCTTGAGATTTCGCATGAACCCATCGGCATTGCAGCGGCCTTCACGGCGTGGAATTTCCCCGCGGTGCTGATCGCCCGCAAGGCGGCCCCTGCTTTGGCCGCTGGCTGCTCGATCATCGTGCGGCCTTCGCGGGAGACGCCGGGCGTGGCGATGGTGCTGATTGATTGCTTGCGCGAGGCGGGTTTGCCCGCCGGCGTGGTAGGTCTGGTAACGGGGCCGACGGCTTCGACCTATGGGCCGATCATGGCCTCCAACAAAGTGCGTAAGGTTTCGCTGACGGGATCAACCGCCGTGGGCCAGCAAATGATCCGCGATGCGGCAGCCACGCTGAAGCGCTGCACGATGGAATTGGGCGGCAATGCGCCGGTCATCGTGTTTGATGATTTCGACATTGATGCAGCGCTTGATATCTGCGTGCCGGTAAAATTCGCCAATGCTGGGCAAGTCTGCGTGACGGGCGACCGTTTCTATGTTGCGCAGGACAAGTATCAGAAATTCGTCGATGGCTTTGCGGCGCGCGCCAAGGCGCTGAAGCTGGGGCACGGCCTGGAAGACGCGACCCAGATGGGGCCGCTGATCAACCAAAAGCGCGTCGACGCGATTGAAACGGTGATTGCCAATGCCAAGGCCAAGGGCGGCAAGATCAATGCCGGCGGCGGGCGGCCATCGGGGCAGAACAAGGGCTTCTTCTTTGAGCCCACGGTGATCTCGAACATTCCTGATGATGCGATGGCTCTGGCGGAAGAAAACTTCGGGCCGGTGGCCGCGATCACGCCATTCAAGACGGTAGAGGAAGCTTACGCCCGCGCCAATTCCACCGACATGGGGCTTTCGGCTTATGTGTTCACCCGTGATGCCAAGCGCATGCGCGAAGCATCGGCTGCGATTGAAGCGGGCATGGTGGGGATCAATTCATTTGCTCTCGCAGCGGCGGAAGCACCCTTCGGCGGCAGCAAGCATTCCGGCATGGGACGCGAAGGCGGCACCGAAGCCATCCATGATTATCTCAATGTCAAACTCACGCAGGTCACGGTGTAA
- a CDS encoding hydroxyacid dehydrogenase, giving the protein MPHVVVAGKIHEAGVALLKAAPGITFDLVNEVTKEAYAPLMPKADALLLRTQPLTADVIATSNQLKIVSRHGVGYDAVDVAALSARKIPLAIVGDVNSRAVAEHTLALMLAVARRVVAHDQASRSGNWNERNKFDSVELDGKKLLVIGYGRIGRRVGELARAFGMEVIAYDPFITDGSTMADLKAALAQADYVSLHMPAAKGAVIGAEELALMKPTAIIINAARGGLVDEASLDQALRARKIYGAGLDVLVEEPPKADHPLLSNPYLTISPHNAGLTQECAKRMAIAAAQNILDHFAGKLDPKLVVNS; this is encoded by the coding sequence ATGCCGCATGTTGTCGTTGCCGGAAAAATCCATGAGGCGGGTGTGGCGCTGCTGAAAGCCGCGCCGGGCATTACATTCGATCTTGTGAATGAAGTGACCAAGGAAGCCTATGCGCCGCTGATGCCGAAGGCTGACGCGCTGCTGCTGCGCACCCAGCCTTTGACGGCTGATGTGATCGCCACTTCCAACCAGCTCAAAATCGTCTCACGCCATGGCGTGGGTTATGATGCCGTGGATGTGGCAGCCCTTTCGGCGCGAAAAATTCCGCTAGCCATTGTGGGCGATGTGAATTCGCGCGCGGTGGCCGAGCATACGCTGGCGCTGATGCTGGCGGTGGCGCGCCGTGTGGTGGCGCATGACCAAGCCTCGCGCTCCGGCAACTGGAACGAACGCAACAAGTTTGATTCCGTCGAGTTGGACGGAAAAAAGCTGCTGGTGATTGGCTATGGCCGCATCGGACGGCGCGTGGGTGAACTTGCGCGCGCTTTTGGGATGGAAGTGATTGCCTATGATCCCTTCATCACCGATGGCAGCACGATGGCTGACCTGAAGGCCGCTTTGGCGCAGGCGGATTATGTGTCACTCCACATGCCTGCCGCCAAGGGCGCGGTGATCGGCGCAGAAGAGTTGGCGTTGATGAAGCCAACAGCCATCATCATCAATGCGGCTCGCGGCGGGTTGGTGGATGAGGCTTCGCTGGATCAGGCTCTGCGCGCGCGGAAGATTTATGGCGCCGGGCTTGATGTGCTGGTGGAGGAACCGCCGAAGGCTGATCATCCGCTACTCAGTAATCCCTATCTCACAATCAGCCCGCATAATGCCGGGCTGACGCAAGAATGTGCGAAACGCATGGCGATTGCGGCAGCGCAGAATATTCTGGATCATTTCGCCGGGAAACTGGACCCGAAGCTGGTGGTGAATTCCTAA
- a CDS encoding CRTAC1 family protein, whose product MKHALLIAASLLAVSATAHADDAGPVIPKFADESKSAGLNSIYKGDWQYMVGGGVAAFDCSGDGLPELFIAGGENKAKLFLNKSPKGGALKFAEAKGSGLELGQATGAYPLDVDGDGVMDLVVLRVGESKVMKGLGKCKFKDANKTWNIDGGDAWGTAFSATWEKGNKMPTLALGTYIDRKFEDDPWGHCTDNWLLRPSADGKGYGPRIALTPSYCALSILFTDWNRSGTPSLRVSNDREYYMGGQEQMWKVPPGEAPKLYTADEGWRYVRLWGMGIATADFNNSGYPSYFLSSMADQRMQLLADGAGKPLYKEAQFPMGTTAHMPYTGGDTRPSTGWHTQFEDVNNDGLYDLFIAKGNVDKMPDFAQKDPNNLLLQKADGKFMESGDKAGILSFRNHRGAELVDLNMDGKLDLVVVARRENAEIWRNVSTDLGHFLEVKLLGENGNHDAVGAWVEVKGPNGKTMSHENFVGGGHVSGKAGFIHFGLGTLDKTQARVVWPDGTAGEWQDVAADNFYTFEKGKAPVAMK is encoded by the coding sequence ATGAAACACGCGCTCCTCATTGCCGCTTCGCTCCTCGCCGTTTCGGCCACGGCTCACGCTGATGATGCAGGCCCGGTGATCCCGAAATTTGCTGACGAAAGCAAAAGTGCCGGCCTCAATTCCATCTATAAGGGTGACTGGCAATATATGGTCGGCGGCGGTGTCGCTGCCTTCGATTGCTCAGGCGATGGCTTGCCGGAATTGTTCATCGCCGGCGGCGAGAACAAGGCCAAGCTGTTCCTCAACAAATCACCCAAAGGCGGCGCGCTGAAATTTGCCGAAGCCAAAGGTTCTGGCCTTGAACTTGGCCAAGCCACCGGTGCCTATCCGCTCGACGTGGATGGCGATGGCGTGATGGATCTCGTCGTGCTGCGCGTCGGCGAAAGCAAGGTGATGAAGGGCCTTGGCAAGTGCAAGTTCAAGGACGCCAACAAAACCTGGAACATTGATGGCGGTGACGCCTGGGGCACGGCCTTCTCCGCCACCTGGGAGAAGGGCAACAAAATGCCCACGCTGGCTTTAGGCACTTATATAGATCGCAAGTTTGAAGATGATCCCTGGGGCCATTGCACCGACAATTGGCTGCTGCGCCCCAGCGCTGATGGCAAAGGCTACGGCCCGCGTATCGCTTTGACGCCCAGCTATTGCGCCCTCTCGATCCTGTTCACCGATTGGAACCGTTCGGGCACGCCGTCTTTGCGCGTCTCCAATGACCGCGAATATTATATGGGCGGCCAGGAGCAGATGTGGAAAGTGCCGCCCGGCGAGGCGCCGAAGCTTTATACCGCTGACGAAGGCTGGCGCTATGTGCGCCTGTGGGGCATGGGCATCGCCACCGCAGACTTCAACAACAGCGGCTATCCATCTTACTTCCTGTCGTCGATGGCTGACCAGCGCATGCAGCTTCTGGCCGATGGCGCGGGCAAGCCTTTGTACAAGGAAGCTCAGTTCCCGATGGGCACCACCGCGCACATGCCTTACACCGGCGGCGACACGCGCCCCTCCACCGGCTGGCACACCCAGTTTGAAGACGTGAACAATGATGGCCTCTATGACCTGTTCATCGCCAAGGGCAATGTCGATAAGATGCCGGATTTTGCCCAGAAGGACCCGAACAATCTTCTGCTGCAAAAGGCCGATGGCAAGTTCATGGAATCCGGAGACAAGGCCGGCATCCTGAGCTTCCGCAATCATCGCGGCGCGGAACTGGTTGATCTCAACATGGATGGCAAGCTCGACCTCGTCGTGGTCGCGCGCCGTGAGAATGCTGAAATCTGGCGTAATGTGTCGACTGATCTCGGCCACTTCCTCGAAGTTAAACTGCTGGGTGAGAATGGCAACCATGATGCCGTCGGCGCCTGGGTTGAAGTGAAAGGCCCGAACGGCAAGACCATGAGCCACGAAAATTTCGTCGGTGGTGGGCATGTGTCGGGCAAAGCCGGCTTCATCCATTTCGGCCTTGGCACGTTGGATAAAACCCAAGCCCGCGTCGTGTGGCCGGACGGCACCGCCGGTGAGTGGCAAGATGTGGCTGCCGATAATTTCTACACGTTCGAAAAAGGCAAAGCGCCGGTGGCGATGAAATAG
- a CDS encoding vanadium-dependent haloperoxidase, protein MLKKICVSLALMSLLVVTPARAAAPEDVLTGWYNLLLNLVRHTATYSPPVAARAFAYVGITSYEATASGNPKLRSFAGQLKDLKSLPQRESGKKYDESVVLNAALDAAMQDFFANTGPSGQQAMKAHSAKLKMEVAKGLPKDVVTRSETYGRNLEKAILTWSKLDGGSVVVNLGFPPIYEVSKEPGHWVPTNMLQIQQHPLLPLWGKNHPLAMPESTSCALEPQPKFSTEPVSDFYKMAKEVYDVTKALTPEQKTIARFWSDDPGLSWTPPGHWVGIVLDIMDQKKLDVAHAADALARVGIAINDGFIGCWADKYKYDTIRPITYIKKNIDPKFEPILITPPFPEYPSGHSSQSGAVAEALTAVFGPDFAFDDHTHERDGLGVRHFKSFWDAAKEAGISRLYGGIHFRAAIDNGLQQGQCVGQYVVKLTTFQ, encoded by the coding sequence ATGCTGAAGAAAATTTGCGTGAGCCTTGCGCTGATGAGCCTGCTTGTAGTCACACCCGCGCGCGCCGCTGCACCCGAAGACGTGCTGACCGGCTGGTACAATCTGCTGCTCAATCTGGTGCGCCACACGGCGACATATTCGCCACCCGTGGCCGCCCGCGCTTTCGCTTATGTCGGCATCACCTCTTATGAAGCCACCGCCTCGGGCAATCCGAAGTTGCGGTCTTTCGCTGGCCAGCTCAAGGATCTCAAATCCCTGCCGCAGCGTGAGAGCGGCAAAAAATATGATGAGAGCGTGGTGCTGAATGCCGCACTTGATGCCGCCATGCAGGACTTCTTCGCCAATACCGGCCCATCCGGCCAGCAAGCCATGAAGGCGCATTCCGCCAAGCTGAAAATGGAAGTGGCCAAGGGCCTGCCCAAGGATGTGGTCACCCGCAGCGAGACCTATGGCCGCAATCTGGAAAAGGCGATCCTCACCTGGTCCAAGCTGGATGGCGGCTCGGTCGTCGTCAATCTCGGCTTCCCGCCGATCTATGAAGTAAGCAAGGAACCGGGCCACTGGGTGCCCACCAACATGCTGCAGATCCAGCAGCATCCTTTGCTGCCACTCTGGGGCAAGAACCATCCGCTGGCCATGCCGGAATCCACCAGCTGCGCGCTGGAACCGCAGCCCAAATTCAGCACTGAGCCGGTTTCTGATTTCTACAAGATGGCCAAAGAAGTTTACGACGTCACCAAGGCCTTGACGCCGGAACAAAAGACTATCGCCCGCTTCTGGTCGGATGATCCGGGCCTGTCCTGGACGCCGCCGGGGCACTGGGTCGGCATCGTGCTCGACATCATGGACCAGAAGAAGCTGGACGTGGCGCATGCCGCAGATGCTCTCGCCCGCGTGGGCATCGCGATCAATGATGGTTTCATCGGTTGCTGGGCCGACAAGTATAAATACGACACGATCCGCCCAATCACATACATCAAGAAGAACATCGACCCGAAGTTTGAACCGATCCTGATCACGCCGCCCTTCCCGGAATATCCGTCAGGCCATTCCTCGCAATCGGGTGCTGTGGCTGAAGCGCTCACTGCGGTCTTCGGCCCCGATTTCGCCTTCGATGACCACACCCATGAACGCGATGGTTTGGGTGTGCGTCATTTCAAAAGCTTCTGGGATGCAGCCAAGGAAGCCGGCATTTCGCGGCTTTATGGCGGCATCCATTTCCGCGCCGCCATCGACAATGGCCTGCAGCAGGGCCAGTGCGTCGGTCAATATGTTGTAAAGCTGACGACATTCCAATGA